The Rhizobium glycinendophyticum genome has a window encoding:
- a CDS encoding class I fructose-bisphosphate aldolase: protein MKLARLNRLFGTSGNCFDVAIDHGMFNERTFLAGIENMRTAIDVIAAAAPDAIQLPPGTAPMLQSIPGKARPALVLRTDIANIYGNPLPSALFSEIIDRPVEQAIALDAACVVVNLLMLPNQPEVYRACVRNVNSLKRECEIYGMPLMVEPLVMQDNSKGAYMVDGAIDKILPLVRQAAELGADIIKADPCDDVTEYHRVIEIAQGLPVLVRGGGRVSDQEILSRTKVLMEQGARGIVYGRNVIQHANPGGMTRALMAIVHDGATADEASSHLV from the coding sequence ATGAAACTCGCGCGGCTCAACCGCCTCTTCGGCACGTCTGGAAACTGCTTCGACGTCGCCATCGACCACGGCATGTTCAACGAGCGCACCTTTCTCGCGGGCATCGAGAACATGCGCACCGCGATCGACGTCATCGCCGCAGCCGCCCCGGATGCGATCCAGCTCCCGCCGGGCACAGCCCCCATGTTGCAGTCGATCCCCGGGAAGGCACGCCCAGCCCTCGTGCTGCGCACCGACATCGCCAACATCTACGGCAATCCGCTTCCAAGCGCCTTGTTCTCCGAGATCATTGACCGCCCTGTCGAACAGGCGATCGCGCTCGATGCCGCATGCGTCGTCGTCAACCTGCTGATGCTGCCGAACCAGCCGGAGGTCTACCGGGCCTGCGTGCGCAACGTGAACAGCCTGAAGCGCGAATGCGAGATCTACGGCATGCCGCTAATGGTCGAGCCGCTGGTCATGCAGGACAATTCCAAGGGCGCCTACATGGTGGACGGCGCGATCGACAAGATCCTGCCGCTGGTACGCCAAGCCGCAGAACTCGGTGCCGACATCATCAAGGCCGACCCATGCGACGACGTGACGGAATATCACCGCGTGATCGAGATTGCCCAAGGCCTGCCGGTACTCGTGCGCGGCGGTGGCAGGGTCTCCGACCAGGAAATCCTCTCGCGCACCAAGGTGCTGATGGAGCAGGGCGCTCGCGGCATCGTCTATGGCCGCAACGTCATCCAGCACGCCAATCCGGGCGGCATGACCCGTGCGTTGATGGCCATCGTTCATGACGGCGCAACCGCCGATGAGGCGTCCAGCCACCTCGTCTGA
- a CDS encoding TetR/AcrR family transcriptional regulator: MTPAERHRGRPKKGDEHDTESLLEAALASFAEHGFDKTPLRLIAARAGVDVALISYRYGSKFGLWKAVVTSVAEESLLQTEDFLRHAETLPVDQRLQFICTRLVDTIFQRPAFSKVLLSETISNISAERKELISGTLMKPMHDLIMSSLRDMNLIQDLEQQPDPGLSLTVAIASAGLVSSTGSFATLFTNIGDDRQRLEEDLARLLCRILRQS; this comes from the coding sequence ATGACACCAGCGGAGCGACATCGCGGACGCCCCAAAAAAGGCGATGAACATGATACCGAGAGCCTGCTTGAAGCAGCATTGGCGAGCTTCGCCGAGCACGGTTTCGACAAGACGCCGCTACGCCTGATTGCAGCAAGGGCGGGAGTGGACGTCGCCCTCATCTCTTACCGCTACGGCTCCAAGTTTGGGCTTTGGAAAGCCGTCGTGACCTCTGTTGCCGAAGAATCGCTTCTGCAGACCGAGGACTTTCTGCGTCATGCAGAAACGCTGCCGGTCGACCAGCGACTGCAGTTTATCTGCACCAGACTGGTCGACACCATCTTCCAGCGCCCCGCCTTCTCGAAGGTTCTGCTTTCTGAAACAATATCTAATATAAGCGCGGAACGTAAAGAACTGATTAGTGGTACACTCATGAAGCCGATGCACGACCTGATCATGTCATCCTTGCGCGACATGAATTTGATCCAAGATCTGGAGCAGCAACCGGACCCTGGTCTTTCACTGACAGTCGCAATTGCATCCGCAGGCCTCGTGTCTTCGACCGGTAGCTTTGCAACCCTGTTTACCAACATTGGGGATGACAGGCAGAGACTGGAGGAAGATCTCGCGAGATTGCTCTGTCGGATCTTGAGACAAAGCTGA